The following are encoded together in the Vicia villosa cultivar HV-30 ecotype Madison, WI unplaced genomic scaffold, Vvil1.0 ctg.000252F_1_1, whole genome shotgun sequence genome:
- the LOC131625965 gene encoding uncharacterized protein LOC131625965, which translates to MAYSYYNHPFYPTFTHSHYSTPTIISAPPSINPHPPCYYSSSNPPFSTSTPHQQHIPFAPPQPQPQNFFSQPETLRQLEILKQYITETHEMATKSREELKEQIENLSNSFKASSQEFLDVQRKRLEKFKKIIIETKPEQQQEEEEKFHDSLQLLPTVNPIVFPESFPAKSPTPTVFLRTPATTLISIPAAYPTTAQSFSLRKFPRSSLKKTYLLLSPGKTEPSPAETIVLPPKQPDSPKPPPKPPDLQQVLSAPEPPPFNILHLRPPSKPPDFQSSPPSKLPLRPLDL; encoded by the coding sequence ATGGCATATTCTTACTACAATCATCCATTTTATCCTACATTCACTCATTCACATTATTCCACTCCAACCATCATTTCTGCTCCACCATCCATAAATCCACATCCTCCATGTTACTATTCATCCTCAAATCCTCCATTTTCAACTTCCACTCCACACCAACAACATATACCTTTTGCTCCACCTCAACCTCAACCTCAAAATTTCTTCTCTCAGCCAGAAACACTTCGCCAACTAGAAATCTTAAAACAATATATAACAGAAACTCATGAGATGGCAACTAAATCTAGGGAAGAATTGAAAGAACAGATTGAAAATCTGAGTAATTCTTTCAAAGCTTCATCACAAGAGTTTTTAGATGTCCAAAGAAAACGCTtagaaaagtttaaaaaaattattattgaaacaaaaccagaacaacaacaagaggaagaagaaaaattCCATGATTCACTACAACTGCTTCCGACTGTAAATCCGATAGTATTTCCGGAGTCTTTTCCGGCAAAATCGCCGACTCCAACAGTTTTTTTGAGAACTCCGGCAACAACTCTGATAAGTATTCCGGCAGCATATCCGACGACTGCTCAGTCATTTTCTCTAAGAAAATTTCCACGGTCATCTCTGAAGAAAACATATCTATTGTTGTCGCCAGGAAAAACAGAACCGTCACCGGCAGAAACAATTGTGTTGCCACCTAAGCAGCCGGATTCACCAAAACCGCCACCTAAACCACCAGATCTGCAACAGGTATTGTCAGCACCAGAACCGCCACCGTTCAACATTTTACACCTTCGACCTCCATCAAAACCACCAGATTTTCAATCATCTCCACCTTCGAAACTACCACTAAGACCACTAGATTTGTAG